Below is a window of Malania oleifera isolate guangnan ecotype guangnan chromosome 1, ASM2987363v1, whole genome shotgun sequence DNA.
TCAGCTGCAGCTCTAATTTAGTAAAATTCTGTCAACTATAAAATGCTTGAATGATAGTAGGGGCTTGAATAAATTATTAATTGGAATAAGGTGTATTCTCTTGGAGCAAGGGAAGTGATGACAAATTGGGAAAACCCAtatcaaaattttaatatggGTGAAATCATTTAGGGTAAATAATAAAGAATATATAATCAACCACACATTTTTTTCTCATCACCTCTCTCACAGAATGCTTTGCCTAGGTAAATAAGAAATGTGATgttatgttatggaaatttttGTGACAAGTTTTACAAATTGTATTGCAGATTGTACAATTAACAGCATCGGGCAACTTTGAGGAAGCATTGGGTTTGTGTAAGCTACTTCCACCAGAAGATTCGAGCCTTCGAGCAGCAAAGGAAGGGTCAATTCATATAAGGTGGCTATCTTCCTCAACCAATTATAAACATTGGATTTTGAGCGGATTCCACTGGTTGTTGTTTGGGGGTGGGAGTGGGAGAATAGCACTAATTTCTCAGTTCAAACTTTTGCAGATGCGTACCTTCTATCTGGATACGTTGTATAAATGAAACTTTGTGAACATAGGGCACATTTATCCAAGGAAAGGAGCTCGCAATTTTATCCATGATATTCATATGAAGAGCACTAATAAATATGAATGCTTATTACATTAGGCATAATCCATTCATAAAATCTCAGAATTCAATCCTTATGTATTTTATGCTTTCCACCGatatgagaatgcttagatggatgagtagtataacattgaaagataaattaaggaatgaacatattcgcggtaagttaggttgaactcttataaaagataagataagggagggacgattcAGATGGTTCGTACACttgtgtcacgggctaagcttgttcagggcattatgcttgcctatgaccgcttatctcgtgtgtttgggatgggtttccatcatgtaaatactagtgtagggttattttctagtatttctttcattgtaagccaaataaggcagtatgactcctcggtcactttgatgtttcctagtgctagagtgagaatggcctagaaagctctttaggggagggtgagtgttcatcaatcatggtaaaactcactagcaattgtcaacgtgcttagcctacttgcctccctcgctaagtacaacatgtcaacggaggatttattaatgaattacgtttgcttcaatatttactgcttggttgccacggctttcatgaattgattataatttccgctgctatctgattgaatgttaatgaaagtgttccgtggatgaatgttggtaaacaaaaggctggctagttaagcaagagtgctttagctagcgccgcacggcccttcacaacggtgtgaaaaaggcggtcCGTGAcaacttgcaacgtaggccacatagtacgccagtgaggaagagtgagttagttactatggggggcagtaggaggggtaggggtagacctaaaataacttggaatgagatagtaaggatttaatagctctgaatttgtcaaaagaaattgtccatgattgcataaattggaaaaatgattcatatagtcgatcccacctagtgggacttaaggcttgggtttgttgttgttgttgtcatgtATTTTATGCTTTCCCTATTTTTAGCTAAAAATTTCTTGAGTTGTGCTTTCTAAGGTAGCCTTGCTACTACACATCAGTAAAGCCCTTCTAATCTGGACGGCTGATGGGGTAAATTGTCTGCCATTGCTCAAGGAAACTGAACAAGGGGTATGACCTTTGTGCTGTTGTAACAAAATGTGAAAAAGACCACTTTGGATGTGGTAACATTTTAATACAGCCTATCATTTGCAGATTTGTTTATGTAATTCATGCATGGCCATGTACTCATGTATTTAGACATGTTTTCCTATCTGTGTTTATAATGATGCCATTATGTACATTTCCGGAATTATATAGTTATCTAGTGAGTGGAATTTCAAGAATTCTCCTGTGTTATGTAATTTCTAATATGTGAATTCATGTTTGATGAGTTTATGTTGCTTTGTCACAGATATGCACACTACTTGTTTGAAAATGGGAGCTATGAGGAGGCCATGGAACAGTTTTTGGCCTCTCAAGTGGATATTACTCATGTGCTCTCTTTATATCCGTCTATAGTTCTTCCTAAATCAGCTGTCATCCCTGAGCCTGAGAAACTGATAGACTTTGCTTGGGATGCTTCATATCTCTCAAGGGGTTCATCTGGTGTGTCAGATGACTTGGAATCTTCACCTTCTTCACAGTTGTCAGAATCTGATGAAAATGCATCACTTGAGTCCAAGAAAATGAACCACAACACTCTCATGGGTCTCATcaaatttttacaaaaaaagaGATTCAGTATAATTGAAAAGGCCACTGCTGAGGGAACAGAAGAGGTTGTTTTGGATGCTGTAGGAGATACATTTGTAACGTATGATTCCGGTAGGTCCAAGAAATCAACTAAGGTAAACGACTGAGTACTGGTCACAGTTCACATTTACTATAATTAGAaagttaaattaaaaatttgGCGAAGACCCTTAATTGATGCACATTTCTTTAGTAGGTTATTTGATATGCATTACAGATGGAAAAAAAAGTACTGTTCTAAAGCTAATGCCAACTTGTTGGTGTTCTTTCCTTTATCTGAACCTAATAATGTGAACAAAGATTAGGACATGCCATGATTATGGATTTTAAGATTCCTGCATGCATGCACTTATAGAGTGAGAGTCCAAGCTGTGAACTTTCTTAGTTACTAGCATGTTTAGCTTGAATGTCTTAGCTTGGTTTCATTCCTAGAAATAAATTGAAAATGAGCTCTTTCCTTCTGGAATGAGACTTAATTCTACTGAAGTGTTAGAATTGATTTCCAAGCTGGAGCATGGTGTATAGAATCATAATAGTGCTTCTAAGGCCACTACTACGTTACCACTCTTTTTGGACAAAACTGGTATTGGCAATTCCAACAAGCAGGAACTAAGGGTAAGCTGCTCTACTGCACTAAGGATAAAACGATGATGTCATTGATATGTGATATGCTTgattatattttttcaatttgaAAATCGTGTCTGTTAATGATCCTGTTGAACCATCTATTAAATAAGTGACATTTTAACTAGAAATCTATTCCATGAAGTAATTATAAGTTCTTTGGTTCCCTTAGGGGCGGGTTAACATTGCCATTAGCTCCGGTGCTAGGGAGATGGCAGCCATACTGGACACTGCGCTGCTCCAAGCCCTGCTTCTTACTGGACAGTCTTCCGCTGCTGTGGATTTGCTGAGAGGTCTTAACTACTGTGATGTAAAAATATGTGAGGAGATTCTGCAGAAAATGAGTCATTATGCCGCTTTATTGGAACTTTACAAGTGCAATGCTATGCACCGCGAAGCTCTAAAACTTTTGCATCACTTAGTAGAAGAGTCGAATTCAGACCAACCACAAGCAGAACTTACACAAAAGTTCAATCCTGAAATGATTATTGAATATCTCAAGGTCAGCAAGCTCATATGGTGCATTACACCTGTCTTGATTACAATTAAATGCTTTGATAAATTCAGACATACCTACCGTATTTAGTGTAATATAGCTTTGTAGCATTCCATGGCATTTTAGGTTCCAGTGGTTGCACATGCCAAACCTATTGGACCCTCTGTAAATATGGTCGTCTTCCTTTTGTTTTATTGAATTGGCATTTCCTTGAAGCATCCTTAATCTATCAAGAGAAATATGGCACACAGAGTCCTCATCCTATTTATGTTGTCACCTGTTGACCTCAAAAGCAAAATTTAGTATCTGTTTGCATTTCATTACAACTTGTAatcttgcaaatattttttctGTCCGAaaagctaaagaaatatgggaaataTTTGAGGTTTTCTGTATGTGTGATACCAAAGGCAACTTTAATTGTTGTTGACCAGCCAGACAGTGTATGAGTTGCTATTGGTTTTGTTGATTCATGGAATCATTTTTAGAAGTTGAGGATTTCACTGAGGCTGGTTTAGTGCCAATTCATATATCAAATCTGTAATGTTATTTGTTGTGTTTTCATGTGCAGCCTCTCTGTGGGAGTGATCCTATGCTTGTTCTCGAGTTCTCAATGCTTGTTCTTGAAAGGTGTCCGGCACAAACAATTGAGCTCTTTCTGTCTGGAAATATTCCAGCGGACTTGGTCAACTCTTATTTGAAACAACATGCTCCAAACATGCAGGCCACATATTTAGAACTTATGCTTGCAATAAATGAACATGGGATCTCTGGAAATCTGCAGAATGAAATGGTGGGTGAGCTAACTTCTCTCTTGTTTCTTTCAGTGGTTTTGTAAGGGGCTACTTCAGTTTGATAATCATTCAACTCATTTCACCCTAGAAagattatttaaaaattcttgggGTTGGCCAAATGGATCCGTTTTTCAATGCTCAGCAATTTTGTCTTTTCTTTTTGTCTTGATTCTCGTTTTATTTCCGTTCTCTCGTCTTTTTGGTGCCTTCAACTTAAATCAGATCACTCCTCATTGGTTCTTTCATTGGTCTTCATCGCATATGGTGAAACACTCACAAGATTTGCCCTCATCTCGTCTTCTATTGGTGCGACTACCAACTTCTCATGAAATGTTTGTTACAAATTCTATTCTTTTTGGTGCTCTAAAAGCTCCCTCATTAAATCTGATTGAAGTCTATGGTAGAAGTTAGaatttcatcatcatcattgcTGGTGgtgattattattttaattattttgttgCCTCATAAAGCCATGTCAAAACAGATCTGTGCTGCTAACCTCCTAGTTGGGTTGATTTTCTTTGCTGAAATTTGTGATGTTGAAGTGTGGCTGAGTTTCTCTtctgaaatttatatatatatatatatatatatatatatatatatatatatatatgtattattatgtaTTGCAGGTGCAAATATATCTCTCCGAGGTACTTGATTGGCAGGCAGATCTAACTGCCCAACAGAAATGGGATGAGAAAGCTTATTCCCCAACCAGGAAGAAATTATTATCTGCTTTAGAGAGTATATCTGGATACAGTCCAGAGGGCTTGCTAAAACGTCTTCCTGCAGATGCTTTATACGAAGAGCGTGCaattttgttaggaaaaatgaaCCAACATGAGCTTGCGTTATCTATATATGTGCATAAGGTATTTTCAATACAAGTTATCATTGTTCTTGTATTTTATACACACAGGATCCTTGTGATCCTCAACATCCTAGTGTGCTTTGTTAACAGCTTCCCTTTTTCCCAATACTGTGTATATGGATGATGTTTTTGTTGAACATTTGCAACAAATGGATCAATATACAGTACTTGTTTATAACAACACATAATTTGAATGCATCTTCATCCCGTATAATTTTTCAATTATACATTTGTGTCGTGATGTTTGAAATGTTATTATCTTTTCCCTtgataatataaaaattaaaatacccATTTACCCCACATGGGGTAGCCTGACATAGGGCCTGAGAACTCAGATGTCCTGGGTTCGACTTCTCATGGGAACTTGTATTCAAGTAGACACCCACGTCTACTTGAACATAGCCGGTTGATTTACTGCCAGGCCGCTCcactacaaaataataataataaatttagtAATTAGCAACAATTGCACATTGCTATGCATGATACCTATGTCTTTTGATCAAAAgttggaaaaagaagaaaattgtttTTTAGTGAATTTGACAGTCTAGGTTTGGTCAGGATCTGTAGGTAATGGGTCATGGTCATGGATTTTGACGTGTATATCTCGGCCTGCTTAATATTTGTTTGTTTTGGTTATTCAATGAGTGTTGTCATATATAATTTCCATTAATAAATTTCTCAACTATTGTAGCTTCATGTTCCTGAACTGGCGTTGTCCTATTGTGATCGGGTGTACGAGTCTGTACGTCATCAACCATCAATAAAATCTTATAGCAATATGTACCTCACTCTTCTGCAAATCTATTTGAATCCTCGGCGGACAACAAAAAACTTTGAAAAGCAAATCACCAATCTTGCATCATCTCAAAATACTAGCATTCCAAAGATGGGCTCTGGATCAGGGAAAGCTAGAGGCCGTCAAACCAAGAAAATTGCTGCAATTGAAGGTGCGGAGGACCTGCGGATAAGTCAGAGTGGAACTGACAGTGGAAGGAGTGATGGTGATGCAGATGAGGCTATTGAGGAAGGAGGTTCAACCATCATGCATGATGAGGTCCTTGATCTGCTCAGCCAAAGGTGGAATAGAATCAATGGGGCCCAGGCCCTCAAACTCTTACCAAGGGAAACTAAGCTGCAGGTATTGATTACTGATGAAAAGACATGCAAAACCCAATCCACATTAGAGTGCTACATTTTGTGTGGGTGCAAATATCATGAATAGAATCTCTTGAGCATTACTCTGGTTTGTTAACATTACTAAGTTCCTTGTGTTTGTTTTGTTGGGCCTTGGAAATTGATTGGGAGCTCCAGGAAagattttagttatttattttttcttattatgTGCAGAACTTGCTTCCATTTCTTGGACCCCTTCTGCGGAAATCCAGTGAAGCATATCGAAACTTTTCAGTGATTAAGAGTTTAAGACACAGTGAGAACCTGCAGGTATGTGGTTCCTTTGTGCATAAAAGCTTATTGGGATCTGTGTTGGGGAACATTTTGTGCCATATATGCATGCTTCATTGCTcaattaattttaaaaagaaaaagaaaaaggttggCTTCTGACATTTGTGGTAGATAGAAATTTGAGTGTAATTATGCCACATTGTTTTCTCAACTTGAGATTTCTATTTCAACTTTATGCTCCTCGCTGTTTACCATTCCAAAACTACCATTCCAACAATTTATTTGAAACAGGTGAAAGATGAACTCTACAACAAGAGGAAGACAGTTGTTAGGATTGGCAGCGATAGTATGTGCTCCCTCTGCAACAAGAAGATAGGAACTGCTGTTTTTGCCGTTTACCCCAATGGGAAGACACTGGTGCACTTTGTTTGCTTTAGAGACTCACAAAGCATGAAGGCTGTAGTTAAAGGTATGCCATTAAGAAAGAGATAACAATGGTGTTCATAAATGAGCAAGCATGGCAATTGGCTGCAAAGGCATTTGCTTACAGCCCCCTTGTAATATGAGTAATGCTGGAATGCAAGAGGAAATTGCTCTGCGCATAGAGGGTGGGGTGGTTTGGAGATGGTGGATATTTAGTGTTTGATTTGAATGTGTGAATGCAGAGTTTTTTTGTGTGCACTTTTGAGGTTCCCTCTGAATTGTATGTAACCAGTGAAATGAGGTTTGTTGTGGCTGCAGTTTTTCTCACTGTAAAGAATGTAACAAGGGTTTTCATCAAGATAAATGCACACTGTAGTTTCCTGTGTCCTTTCTGAGATTCAAGATGCTAACACGAGAAGTGTATTTGCCATGCATCTGTGGCCTCTTGCTCCAGGTGATGATGCCATTGTTGAAACTTGAAAGACTACACTGATGTTCTCACTAACTTCTACTCAAAATTCGATCAGACTAGAGGCTCAGTTTGAGTTTGAACAACTCACAATTTTGTTGCCATTTTAATTACGTAGTACTTGAATAATCCTTGAAGTTTCATATGATGTCTTTATTGTCATTTCACTCGTTTAAATTTGCaaccaaataatttatttatgATGTCAATCTATTCGGGCCATTTTTGTCACTGgaaatttgtgtgtgtgtgtgtattgctTCGTTTAGTTTTAGAATGGCTTTCTAAATTCTCCCATAAGATTGAATGAGCAATTTATTCCAGAAATGTTTTTTAAGTTCTGAAAATCTATCCTTAAAATGTTTGTTACCTGATGAGTTGAAAGCTTAAAATGCAATGAAACTGTAATAACAACTGTTTGTGGGTTGAACTTTGAATTGAAACATCTAGAGTGAGAATTGACTTTTGCTTGCTAATTTCTTCATAACAAAGAAAACACCAAAATATTGATTCACTCAAAATTCAGTTCACACTTTTCTACTCTTAACTATTTTGTGGTTGAACTCTTCACACAAAAGAATGGTTTATGCATTAGTTTGAAATTTTGCTTGATGTTTTGTGCTGGCATTTTCATTCTTTAAATTGCAACCTGGTTTAAAATGCTAACCCATTAAGATAtggtaaattattattttttgtttagtaTTAAAATTGTTCAAACCTTGAACCTCAGATTCGGACgtgtgattttattttattttattttttccatttttttttaacttacaagaaaaaaaaatattggctGCAAGTTTGTGAATTTATTAACCCATATTAACCATTTTTAACAATTAAGGTAACATTATGACTCAGTTACCAGTTTAAGAGTGAAAACCATAATCAAAGTGCGTAGTTTTACTATAAGGCAAAGCAATTtatcccaaaaaattttaaaaaattatgggtAAGTGTTTGAAAGTATTAATTTTGgataaatatattacaaatttatattaaatttctttcaaattcatGCCCCCAAATATTACTTAAGACTAACCTTATATTTAGGAGAGATCTCAAATTTAAATATATGTatggatttgaataagatgtaatataaaattatgttaaattttattaacatTCACCCAAATTCTTATTTAaggtttgaaataattttttatttaaattaaaaggtagaaaatattacaaaattgTCATATAATTCTTGAGGGCATTTTTGGTATGAGTGGAGTTGCTACTAATTATCGTAATGAAATATTCATCCCTATGAAACACATATTGAAATTTGTAAGGTCGAGTCTAAAAAATCCAAGAAGGGAAATGAAACAACAAGAAGAGTTTGCACTTTGAACTTTGAACTTTGAACTAGGGAAAAAACTTCAGAAGTGGAAATCGACTTTTGAAGTCATGGTGGCCTTCAGTTTCTTTCATAAGAAAGAAAACACTTCAAAACATTAATTTTGAAAGGCATTTTTGGCCTTGACCGTGTCACTGTTCTTCAAACCTGACCTATGGCGCTTCCCTGCAAAACGGTACACCGCCACCGCAACCCGAGATCCAGGCGGCGGCAGCCCATCCTCATGTATCCTCTCCACCTCAAACATTTTCTTAGCCTTCCTGAAGAACGCCGATTCCTTCTTCCACCTCCTCAAATGCGCCATCACGAACACCACTTTCTCCTCTCCCCCCAACAAAAATCGCAGCGTTTTCAGCAGGGGATCGTACAGGTGATCGTGATACACCACATCGGAGCATAGAATTAGGTCGAACTCCCGCCCTACGGCTTCGGCGTCGCTCTCCTCCCCCCATCTGAGCGGTGCCACATCGACTGCACCGCCGTGCAGGGTCAACGACTCCGCGTTCGCGTCCGCGTTGAACTGGAGGTTGGGGAGGACGTGTGGGAGATCGGTGAGGGTGACGGCGGCGCCGAGAATGGCTGCGGCGGCGATTCCGACCAAGCCGGTGCCGGAGCCGAGCTCCAGGACTCGGAGGCGGCTGCGGTTGGCCAGTAAAGCGGCGGAGAGTGGGCTGCCGGAGGGATCGGAGCGGTGGAGATCGAGGAGGGAGACGAGAGTGGTGGCTGCTGGCCAGAGCTGGAAGGGGATGC
It encodes the following:
- the LOC131149034 gene encoding vacuolar sorting protein 39 isoform X1, producing the protein MVHSAYDSCELLSDCATKIEAIESYGSKLLLGCTDGSLRIYAPESSSGPDLSLPSDRRAQAVELRKEPYSLERTVNGFSKKPLVAMEVLGSRELLLSLSESIAFHRIPNLETSAVITKAKGANVYSWDDRRGFLCFARQKRVCIFRHDGGRGFVEVKEFGVPDVVKSMSWCGENICLGIRREYVILNATNGALSEVFPSGRIAPPLVVSLPSGELLLGKDNIGVFVDQNGKLLQEGRICWSEAPAVIVIQKPYAIALLPRHIEIRSLRAPYPLIQTVVLRNVRRLLQSNSAIIVALDNSIYGLFPVPLGAQIVQLTASGNFEEALGLCKLLPPEDSSLRAAKEGSIHIRYAHYLFENGSYEEAMEQFLASQVDITHVLSLYPSIVLPKSAVIPEPEKLIDFAWDASYLSRGSSGVSDDLESSPSSQLSESDENASLESKKMNHNTLMGLIKFLQKKRFSIIEKATAEGTEEVVLDAVGDTFVTYDSGRSKKSTKGRVNIAISSGAREMAAILDTALLQALLLTGQSSAAVDLLRGLNYCDVKICEEILQKMSHYAALLELYKCNAMHREALKLLHHLVEESNSDQPQAELTQKFNPEMIIEYLKPLCGSDPMLVLEFSMLVLERCPAQTIELFLSGNIPADLVNSYLKQHAPNMQATYLELMLAINEHGISGNLQNEMVQIYLSEVLDWQADLTAQQKWDEKAYSPTRKKLLSALESISGYSPEGLLKRLPADALYEERAILLGKMNQHELALSIYVHKLHVPELALSYCDRVYESVRHQPSIKSYSNMYLTLLQIYLNPRRTTKNFEKQITNLASSQNTSIPKMGSGSGKARGRQTKKIAAIEGAEDLRISQSGTDSGRSDGDADEAIEEGGSTIMHDEVLDLLSQRWNRINGAQALKLLPRETKLQNLLPFLGPLLRKSSEAYRNFSVIKSLRHSENLQVKDELYNKRKTVVRIGSDSMCSLCNKKIGTAVFAVYPNGKTLVHFVCFRDSQSMKAVVKVFLTVKNVTRVFIKINAHCSFLCPF
- the LOC131149034 gene encoding vacuolar sorting protein 39 isoform X2; translation: MSWCGENICLGIRREYVILNATNGALSEVFPSGRIAPPLVVSLPSGELLLGKDNIGVFVDQNGKLLQEGRICWSEAPAVIVIQKPYAIALLPRHIEIRSLRAPYPLIQTVVLRNVRRLLQSNSAIIVALDNSIYGLFPVPLGAQIVQLTASGNFEEALGLCKLLPPEDSSLRAAKEGSIHIRYAHYLFENGSYEEAMEQFLASQVDITHVLSLYPSIVLPKSAVIPEPEKLIDFAWDASYLSRGSSGVSDDLESSPSSQLSESDENASLESKKMNHNTLMGLIKFLQKKRFSIIEKATAEGTEEVVLDAVGDTFVTYDSGRSKKSTKGRVNIAISSGAREMAAILDTALLQALLLTGQSSAAVDLLRGLNYCDVKICEEILQKMSHYAALLELYKCNAMHREALKLLHHLVEESNSDQPQAELTQKFNPEMIIEYLKPLCGSDPMLVLEFSMLVLERCPAQTIELFLSGNIPADLVNSYLKQHAPNMQATYLELMLAINEHGISGNLQNEMVQIYLSEVLDWQADLTAQQKWDEKAYSPTRKKLLSALESISGYSPEGLLKRLPADALYEERAILLGKMNQHELALSIYVHKLHVPELALSYCDRVYESVRHQPSIKSYSNMYLTLLQIYLNPRRTTKNFEKQITNLASSQNTSIPKMGSGSGKARGRQTKKIAAIEGAEDLRISQSGTDSGRSDGDADEAIEEGGSTIMHDEVLDLLSQRWNRINGAQALKLLPRETKLQNLLPFLGPLLRKSSEAYRNFSVIKSLRHSENLQVKDELYNKRKTVVRIGSDSMCSLCNKKIGTAVFAVYPNGKTLVHFVCFRDSQSMKAVVKVFLTVKNVTRVFIKINAHCSFLCPF
- the LOC131149141 gene encoding uncharacterized protein LOC131149141, coding for MSTDTQDEEDDADPFPPLSPPQPLHQTTLTVPTASDDDGASNQHLQHHYIRSIELTVVIRQLPSQGIPFQLWPAATTLVSLLDLHRSDPSGSPLSAALLANRSRLRVLELGSGTGLVGIAAAAILGAAVTLTDLPHVLPNLQFNADANAESLTLHGGAVDVAPLRWGEESDAEAVGREFDLILCSDVVYHDHLYDPLLKTLRFLLGGEEKVVFVMAHLRRWKKESAFFRKAKKMFEVERIHEDGLPPPGSRVAVAVYRFAGKRHRSGLKNSDTVKAKNAFQN